One window of the Pseudomonas sihuiensis genome contains the following:
- a CDS encoding nuclear transport factor 2 family protein produces the protein MSLDAQLNPSAAASLARWHQFVAAKDLSALPELLHPQAVFRSPMAHTPYPGAQVVNLILNTVLKVFEDFAYHRELATADGLSVVLEFSAKVGGRELKGIDMIRFDESGRIVEFEVMVRPMSGLQALGAEMAQRLAPFLAAAKG, from the coding sequence ATGTCGCTCGATGCTCAACTCAACCCATCCGCCGCAGCCAGCCTGGCACGCTGGCACCAGTTCGTCGCCGCCAAGGACCTGAGTGCCTTGCCCGAGTTGCTGCACCCTCAGGCGGTGTTCCGTTCGCCCATGGCGCACACCCCTTATCCGGGCGCGCAGGTGGTCAATCTGATCCTCAATACCGTGCTCAAGGTGTTCGAAGATTTTGCCTATCACCGCGAACTGGCTACTGCCGATGGCCTCAGTGTGGTGCTGGAGTTTTCCGCGAAGGTTGGCGGGCGCGAGTTGAAGGGCATCGACATGATTCGCTTCGACGAGTCGGGACGAATCGTCGAGTTCGAGGTGATGGTGCGCCCGATGAGCGGACTGCAGGCGCTCGGCGCGGAAATGGCGCAGCGCCTGGCACCCTTTCTCGCAGCCGCCAAGGGCTGA
- a CDS encoding TAXI family TRAP transporter solute-binding subunit, producing the protein MYLAKRLGLLAAAAILASSPNAHANPTSINILTGGTSGVYYPLGMSLSELYSERIADSTTSVRATKASVENLNLLQIARGQLAFALGDSVADAWKGDEEAGFRAPRDRLRAIAGIYPNYIQIVASKASGITSLEDLRGKRISVGAPRSGTELNARAIFKAAGLSYADMGHVEFKPYAESVELIEKGQLDATLQSAGLGMAAIRDLAERVPITFVAIPEQVVSRIGSSAYQSGTIPAGTYKGQANDVTTATITNVLVSQTSVSDAVAYQMTKLLFENLDRLAEAHPAARDIRLERATSGLPIPLHPGAERFYREVGVLK; encoded by the coding sequence ATGTACTTAGCCAAGCGCCTTGGCCTGCTCGCCGCTGCCGCGATTTTGGCCAGTAGCCCCAACGCTCACGCCAACCCAACCTCGATCAACATCCTTACCGGCGGTACCAGTGGCGTTTATTACCCGCTGGGCATGAGCCTGTCCGAGCTTTACAGCGAGCGTATCGCAGACTCGACCACCAGCGTGCGGGCTACCAAGGCCTCGGTGGAGAACCTCAACCTGCTGCAGATCGCCCGTGGCCAGTTGGCCTTCGCCCTGGGCGACTCCGTTGCCGATGCCTGGAAAGGCGATGAAGAAGCTGGCTTCAGAGCCCCGCGTGATCGCCTGCGCGCTATCGCCGGGATCTACCCGAACTACATCCAGATCGTTGCCAGCAAGGCATCGGGGATCACCAGCCTGGAGGATCTGCGCGGCAAACGTATTTCCGTCGGGGCGCCGCGCTCGGGTACCGAGCTCAACGCCAGGGCCATTTTCAAGGCCGCGGGTCTCAGCTACGCGGATATGGGCCACGTCGAATTCAAGCCCTACGCCGAATCGGTCGAACTGATCGAGAAAGGCCAACTGGACGCCACCCTGCAGTCGGCCGGCCTGGGTATGGCGGCGATTCGCGACCTGGCCGAACGCGTGCCGATCACCTTCGTCGCCATCCCAGAGCAGGTGGTGTCACGTATCGGCAGCAGCGCCTATCAGTCGGGCACCATTCCTGCCGGCACCTACAAGGGCCAGGCCAACGACGTGACGACGGCGACCATCACCAACGTTCTGGTCAGTCAGACCAGCGTTTCCGACGCCGTGGCCTATCAGATGACCAAGTTGCTCTTCGAGAACCTCGACCGACTGGCCGAAGCGCATCCAGCCGCCAGGGACATCAGACTGGAACGGGCGACCAGTGGTCTGCCGATTCCGCTGCACCCCGGCGCCGAGCGCTTCTATCGTGAGGTGGGCGTTCTCAAGTAG
- a CDS encoding NADPH-dependent 2,4-dienoyl-CoA reductase: protein MTARYPHLLAPLDLGFTTLSNRTLMGSMHTGLEEKPGGFERMAAYFAERARGGVGLMVTGGIGPNEEGGVYSGAAKLSTVEEAEKHKIVTQAVHEAGGKICMQILHAGRYAYSPKSVAPSAIQAPINPFKPRELDEEGIEKQIADFVNCAALAQQAGYDGVEVMGSEGYFINQFLVAHTNHRTDRWGGSYENRMRLPVEIVRRVREAVGPNFIIIYRLSMLDLVEGGSTWDEIVLLAKAIEQAGATLINTGIGWHEARIPTIATKVPRAAFTKVTAKLKGEVSIPLITTNRINTPEVAEQVLAEGDADMVSMARPFLADPDFVNKAAEGRSDEINTCIGCNQACLDHTFGGKLTSCLVNPRACHETELNYIPTAAVKKIAVVGAGPAGLAASTVAAERGHAVTLFDAAGEIGGQFNVAKRVPGKEEFFETLRYFKRKLETTGVDVRLNTRVSVDDLLKGGFDEIILATGIAPRTPDIPGIEHAKVISYLDAILERKPVGHKVAVIGAGGIGFDVSEFITHQGKATSLDRDEFWKEWGIDTALEARGGVAGVKAHPHPAARQVFLLQRKKSKVGDGLGKTTGWIHRTGLKNKNVQMLNSVEYVQIDDAGLHIRIAGGEQQVLPVDTVIVCAGQDPLRELQEGLENAGQRVHLVGGADVAAELDAKRAINQGSRLAAEL from the coding sequence ATGACTGCTCGTTACCCGCACCTGCTGGCCCCGCTCGACCTCGGCTTCACCACGCTGAGCAACCGTACGCTGATGGGCTCCATGCACACTGGCCTGGAAGAGAAGCCGGGCGGCTTCGAGCGCATGGCGGCCTATTTCGCCGAGCGCGCCCGTGGCGGCGTCGGCCTGATGGTCACCGGCGGCATCGGCCCGAACGAGGAGGGCGGCGTGTATTCCGGCGCTGCCAAGCTGAGCACGGTGGAAGAGGCCGAGAAGCACAAGATCGTCACCCAGGCCGTGCACGAGGCGGGCGGCAAGATCTGCATGCAGATCCTGCACGCCGGGCGTTATGCCTATAGCCCCAAGTCCGTGGCGCCGAGCGCCATCCAGGCACCGATCAACCCGTTCAAGCCGCGCGAGCTGGACGAAGAGGGCATCGAGAAGCAGATCGCCGACTTCGTCAATTGCGCGGCGCTGGCCCAGCAGGCCGGTTATGACGGTGTCGAGGTGATGGGCTCGGAAGGTTATTTCATCAACCAGTTCCTGGTCGCCCACACCAACCATCGTACCGACCGCTGGGGCGGCAGCTACGAGAACCGCATGCGCCTGCCGGTGGAGATCGTCCGCCGCGTGCGCGAGGCGGTCGGCCCGAACTTCATCATCATCTATCGCCTGTCGATGCTCGATCTGGTCGAGGGTGGCAGCACCTGGGACGAGATCGTGCTGCTGGCCAAGGCCATCGAGCAGGCCGGCGCCACCCTGATCAACACCGGTATCGGCTGGCACGAGGCGCGTATCCCGACCATCGCCACCAAGGTGCCGCGTGCGGCCTTCACCAAGGTCACCGCCAAGCTCAAGGGTGAGGTGTCGATTCCGCTGATCACCACCAACCGCATCAACACCCCGGAAGTCGCCGAGCAGGTGCTGGCCGAGGGCGATGCCGACATGGTGTCGATGGCGCGCCCGTTCCTTGCCGACCCAGACTTCGTCAACAAGGCCGCCGAAGGCCGTAGCGATGAGATCAACACCTGCATCGGTTGTAACCAGGCCTGCCTGGATCACACTTTCGGCGGCAAGCTGACCAGTTGCCTGGTCAACCCGCGCGCCTGCCATGAGACCGAGCTGAACTACATCCCCACCGCCGCGGTGAAGAAGATCGCCGTGGTCGGTGCCGGCCCGGCTGGGCTGGCGGCTTCTACCGTCGCCGCCGAGCGCGGCCATGCTGTGACCCTGTTCGACGCGGCTGGCGAGATCGGTGGCCAGTTCAACGTGGCCAAGCGCGTGCCGGGCAAGGAAGAGTTCTTCGAGACCCTGCGCTACTTCAAGCGCAAGCTGGAAACCACTGGCGTCGACGTACGCCTGAACACCCGCGTGTCGGTGGACGATCTGCTCAAGGGGGGCTTCGACGAAATCATCCTGGCCACCGGTATTGCCCCGCGCACCCCGGATATTCCGGGTATCGAGCATGCCAAGGTGATCAGCTACCTGGACGCGATTCTCGAGCGCAAGCCGGTCGGGCATAAGGTCGCTGTCATCGGTGCCGGCGGTATCGGTTTCGACGTGTCCGAATTCATCACGCACCAAGGCAAGGCCACCAGCCTCGACCGTGACGAGTTCTGGAAAGAGTGGGGCATCGACACGGCGCTGGAAGCCCGTGGTGGCGTGGCGGGTGTCAAGGCGCATCCGCACCCGGCGGCGCGTCAGGTATTCCTGCTGCAGCGTAAGAAGTCCAAGGTCGGCGATGGCCTGGGCAAGACCACCGGCTGGATTCACCGCACCGGCCTGAAGAACAAGAACGTGCAGATGCTCAACAGCGTCGAGTACGTGCAGATCGACGATGCCGGCCTGCATATCCGCATTGCTGGTGGCGAGCAGCAGGTGCTGCCAGTCGATACCGTGATCGTTTGCGCTGGCCAGGACCCGCTGCGTGAGCTGCAGGAAGGTCTGGAAAATGCCGGCCAGCGTGTGCACCTGGTCGGCGGTGCGGATGTCGCCGCCGAGCTTGACGCCAAGCGGGCGATCAACCAGGGCTCGCGCCTGGCGGCCGAACTCTGA
- a CDS encoding 1-aminocyclopropane-1-carboxylate deaminase/D-cysteine desulfhydrase encodes MPIRIPTWRPRAPLQPLQLDWLEAAGVELACLRLDLVDPLLSGNKWFKLAPYLEQAAAAGAQGVISLGGAHSNHLHALAAAGRRFGFACVGLLRGEAQQTPTVDDLQRMGMALHWLGYSGYRARHQPDFWAPWLARYPGFQVISEGGLGLHGASGCSCLVAMAEAQLADIGWPDFDAWWLATGTGTTLAGVLLGDVRRCVFGAQAVPSDHGVATQVARLLDEAGASERRCQLIDAARGGFARLDEPLRQFILETEQASGVPLEPVYTGKALMALRDFCKRGHLARGSRLIFIHTGGLQGRRVLMGASADYTQV; translated from the coding sequence TTGCCAATACGGATTCCCACCTGGCGCCCGCGGGCGCCGCTACAACCTCTGCAACTGGACTGGCTCGAGGCCGCCGGCGTCGAGCTCGCTTGCCTGCGCCTGGATCTTGTCGACCCACTGCTGTCCGGCAACAAGTGGTTCAAGCTCGCGCCCTATCTTGAGCAGGCCGCTGCGGCTGGTGCGCAGGGGGTGATCAGCCTGGGGGGAGCGCACTCCAATCATTTGCATGCGCTGGCCGCTGCGGGCCGGCGTTTCGGTTTCGCCTGCGTCGGTCTGTTGCGTGGTGAAGCGCAGCAGACCCCGACCGTCGATGATCTGCAGCGCATGGGCATGGCGCTGCACTGGCTGGGTTACAGCGGCTACCGTGCGCGGCATCAGCCGGACTTCTGGGCGCCCTGGCTCGCCCGCTATCCGGGTTTCCAGGTGATCAGCGAGGGCGGTCTGGGCCTTCACGGCGCTAGTGGCTGTAGCTGTCTGGTGGCGATGGCCGAAGCGCAGTTGGCCGATATCGGCTGGCCTGATTTCGATGCCTGGTGGCTGGCTACGGGGACCGGCACCACCCTGGCCGGTGTGCTGCTGGGTGATGTTCGGCGCTGCGTGTTCGGCGCGCAGGCGGTACCGAGCGACCACGGCGTCGCCACTCAGGTCGCCAGGCTGCTGGACGAGGCCGGGGCGTCGGAGCGACGCTGCCAACTGATCGACGCCGCGCGCGGCGGTTTTGCCCGGCTCGACGAGCCACTGCGCCAGTTCATCCTGGAGACTGAGCAGGCCAGCGGTGTGCCGCTGGAGCCTGTGTATACCGGCAAGGCGCTTATGGCGCTGCGCGATTTCTGCAAGCGCGGTCATCTTGCGCGCGGCAGTCGGCTGATATTCATTCATACTGGCGGCTTGCAAGGGCGTCGGGTGTTGATGGGCGCCAGCGCCGACTACACTCAGGTCTGA
- a CDS encoding cyclic nucleotide-binding domain-containing protein, with amino-acid sequence MSEPLTPEQLRSLTPLNVLSEQQWRELRSQLVPQPLLAGQLLFRRGDQARLTCYLLAGELQLQDAEGRTQRVQAGSEISCHPLSPGLPRLHDARAVSDVSVLMIDSATLDRLLTWRLAHQDLLLALQQSGADVEWLERLLENPLFAKVPPANVQNMLARLQKIELAAGSQIIEEGATGDCCYFLESGRAEVIRGAGSEHQVLAELEVGACFGEEALLADRPRNATVTMVEAGSVLRLDRQDFFALLKAPVVAEVSLGEGARLLTQGAQWLDVRLLEEYEKAHAPQALHMPLQLLRLKARLLERSRTYLCYCDSGKRSSGAVFLLSQLGYSVYALRGGLDALPAVQRDALLCESGAGYLARSGGRTERSR; translated from the coding sequence ATGAGCGAACCCCTTACCCCCGAACAACTGCGCAGCCTGACGCCGCTCAACGTGCTTTCCGAGCAGCAGTGGCGCGAGTTGCGTAGCCAGCTGGTGCCGCAGCCTCTGTTGGCCGGGCAACTGCTGTTTCGTCGGGGGGATCAGGCGCGCCTGACCTGCTATCTGCTGGCCGGCGAGTTGCAGCTGCAGGATGCCGAGGGCAGAACGCAGAGGGTGCAGGCTGGTAGCGAGATCAGCTGCCACCCGTTGTCGCCCGGCCTGCCGCGGTTACATGACGCCCGCGCCGTGAGCGATGTCAGCGTGCTGATGATCGACAGTGCCACGCTCGATCGCCTGCTGACCTGGCGCTTGGCGCATCAGGACCTGTTGCTGGCGCTGCAGCAGAGTGGCGCCGATGTCGAGTGGCTGGAGCGGCTGTTGGAAAACCCGTTGTTTGCCAAGGTGCCGCCGGCCAACGTGCAGAACATGCTCGCTCGCTTGCAGAAGATCGAGCTGGCGGCTGGCAGCCAGATTATCGAAGAGGGTGCCACTGGCGATTGCTGCTATTTCCTGGAAAGCGGCCGCGCCGAGGTGATTCGGGGCGCTGGTAGCGAGCACCAGGTGCTGGCGGAGCTGGAGGTTGGCGCTTGTTTCGGCGAGGAGGCCCTGCTTGCCGACCGGCCGCGAAATGCCACGGTGACCATGGTCGAGGCCGGCAGTGTGTTGCGTCTGGATCGTCAGGATTTCTTTGCCCTGCTCAAGGCGCCCGTGGTGGCCGAGGTGTCGCTGGGCGAGGGCGCCAGGTTGCTGACGCAGGGCGCGCAGTGGCTCGACGTACGCCTGCTGGAAGAGTACGAAAAGGCGCATGCGCCGCAAGCGCTGCATATGCCGCTGCAGCTGTTGCGTCTGAAGGCGCGCCTGCTGGAGCGATCACGCACCTACCTGTGCTACTGCGACAGTGGCAAACGCAGCAGCGGCGCGGTGTTTCTGCTCTCGCAGCTGGGTTACAGCGTTTACGCCTTGCGCGGTGGCCTGGACGCCTTGCCGGCGGTGCAACGCGATGCGCTGCTCTGTGAGAGCGGCGCAGGGTATCTGGCCCGTTCCGGTGGGCGTACCGAACGTAGCCGTTGA
- a CDS encoding carbon-nitrogen hydrolase family protein, translating into MRLLITLLLALALLTGLGSYAHWIAQRPSSHYLSDLRSQVALDIGEPGTRGNLLGIQPELFAADYQSLARLRLKLAAYLDHARDQGMLNERTVVVLPEHIGTWLLAVGEKEELYRATERRQAMHWMAASNPLDFLGALFSAGSDARLDDAMLRTKAKAMARDYQQLFGDLARDYQITLVAGSIVLPEPRVERGRLEVGRGPLYNVSLVFDQAGNPQGQPQRHAFSAGALATRAPEALQVLETPAGRLGVLLGGTIEQFQAKAIDGEAVELLAMPSDLDGLTDDADFTEQLQAHGIRAGVKVHLRGRLWERSGQSQALAFDAGRSERGASERGAQLINLWL; encoded by the coding sequence ATGCGCCTACTGATCACCCTTCTGCTCGCGCTCGCACTGCTGACCGGTCTTGGCAGCTACGCCCACTGGATCGCGCAGCGCCCCAGCAGCCATTACCTGTCCGACCTGCGCAGCCAGGTCGCGCTCGATATTGGTGAGCCCGGCACACGCGGCAACCTGCTGGGCATCCAGCCGGAACTGTTCGCCGCCGACTACCAGAGCCTCGCGCGACTGCGCCTGAAGCTGGCCGCCTACCTGGATCACGCCCGTGACCAAGGCATGCTCAACGAACGCACCGTCGTCGTGCTGCCCGAACATATCGGCACCTGGCTGCTCGCCGTCGGCGAGAAGGAAGAGCTCTATCGCGCCACCGAGCGCCGTCAGGCCATGCACTGGATGGCGGCGAGCAATCCACTGGATTTTCTCGGCGCACTGTTCAGTGCTGGAAGCGACGCGCGCCTGGACGACGCCATGTTGCGTACCAAGGCCAAGGCCATGGCGCGCGACTATCAGCAGCTGTTTGGCGATCTGGCCCGTGATTACCAGATCACCCTGGTTGCAGGGTCCATCGTTCTGCCCGAGCCCCGCGTGGAACGGGGCCGCCTCGAAGTCGGTCGTGGGCCGCTGTACAACGTCAGCCTGGTATTCGATCAGGCCGGTAACCCGCAGGGCCAGCCGCAACGCCACGCCTTCAGTGCCGGCGCACTCGCCACCAGAGCGCCGGAAGCCCTGCAGGTGCTGGAGACCCCGGCAGGCCGGCTTGGCGTACTGCTAGGCGGCACTATCGAACAGTTCCAGGCGAAGGCAATCGATGGCGAGGCAGTAGAGCTGCTGGCCATGCCCAGCGACCTGGATGGCCTGACGGACGACGCCGATTTCACCGAACAGCTGCAGGCTCACGGCATTCGTGCGGGAGTGAAAGTCCATCTGCGCGGCCGATTGTGGGAGCGTAGCGGTCAGTCCCAGGCGCTCGCCTTCGATGCCGGACGCAGCGAACGAGGCGCCAGCGAGCGCGGCGCGCAACTGATCAATCTATGGCTATAA